CTAACCGTAGTGAGGCTATATGGCGTGTCGACAATTTGGGAGGCTTTGTCTGTTTGCACTATAACAGCACCGGCACTCTCTTTACCTTCATCGGGAAGGAGAATAACTGTAGTTTTGGAGCCACAGGCTGTAATGAGAACGCAAATAATCAAAATCGATACGTATCTAAGCATAATCGGGGTCCGTGTTAGTCAACTTTTACGATAAAGCGGGTTCCTCTCACTCCAACGGTAGCTCGTGGGGTGTGGATCTTAACCGATTCTGGGGAGAGTTTGCCAAGTTTGCCGTTTGAATAGAGGGCTGACCCTCTGTTCATGTATAGAGAAAAATCATACTCATTGTTGTTGGGCTGGAAAAGGTAGTTTGTAATGTTGACCTCACTGGCAGGCCCAATTGAAACGGAGGTGCCATCTGTAAAAAGAATTCCTGCCGAAGAGTCGGCCGAAGAGATGATAGTATCAGCAGAAAATAACTGCTGGCCCAACTCTGCGGCAAGCCGAACAGTGTCGCGTACAATTGAAACGCTGCCTGTAAGGTTTTTTATGTTGGCGACGTGGGTGTTAGTTTCACTCTGTGCAGCAGTTGCAAGACAAAGGAAAATAAGCAGGGACAGCAATAAAACGGATCGTTTCATTATAGGGACCTCATAAAAATTAAAGGTGAACTCATATCCAAGCTACATATTAGTGTAGTATTTTGCCAAGATTTATGTCCATTATTTTATTTGATGATGACGGCTTTCTTTTATTCGATCCACTGCTTATCGTTTGAGCATGGTGCCACTTGGTGGTATCAGTCTTTCAAAATAAACAACAAATCAGACAAGGAGAAAAATTATGAAAAATACCATAACATCGATACTCGTGGCATTGTTGTTGTTGCCGGCAGTCGGTTTTTCTGCAGAGTACACAATAGATTTGGCACATACAACGGTTGGCTTTAAGATAAAGCACATGACAATTGCAAATGTATCCGGTTGGTTTGAAGATTTTACTGGCAGTTTCACTGTGGATGATAAAAACAGTTTGAGCGGTGTCGAGGCTGAAATTGTTACAAAGAGTATCAACACCAAGATTGAAAAGCGGGATACTCACCTGCGAAGCGCAGATTTTTTTGAGGTAGAGACCTATCCAACCATGAAATTTAAGACAATCTCAATTGAGCCAAAGGGAGTTTCCGGCTATCTGGTGAAAGGCGAGTTAACCATTAAAAACAATACAAAAATTGTTGAGCTTGATGGTGAATTAAACGGGCCGGTAAAGGATCCCTGGGGAAATGAAAGATCAGCGATTGTTCTTACCGGCGAGATTAATAGAAAAGATTTTGGTTTGAATTGGAATAAGCTGATTGAGACAGGCGGGCTGCTAGTCGGTGAAACAGTTTCTATCTACTTGGAAGGTGAAGGGATTCGCAAATAACTTTAAGGGTGTAGGGCTTTCGGTTCATTCGTCT
This portion of the Desulfobulbaceae bacterium genome encodes:
- a CDS encoding YceI family protein: MKNTITSILVALLLLPAVGFSAEYTIDLAHTTVGFKIKHMTIANVSGWFEDFTGSFTVDDKNSLSGVEAEIVTKSINTKIEKRDTHLRSADFFEVETYPTMKFKTISIEPKGVSGYLVKGELTIKNNTKIVELDGELNGPVKDPWGNERSAIVLTGEINRKDFGLNWNKLIETGGLLVGETVSIYLEGEGIRK
- a CDS encoding FecR domain-containing protein — protein: MKRSVLLLSLLIFLCLATAAQSETNTHVANIKNLTGSVSIVRDTVRLAAELGQQLFSADTIISSADSSAGILFTDGTSVSIGPASEVNITNYLFQPNNNEYDFSLYMNRGSALYSNGKLGKLSPESVKIHTPRATVGVRGTRFIVKVD